The following proteins are co-located in the Silene latifolia isolate original U9 population chromosome 1, ASM4854445v1, whole genome shotgun sequence genome:
- the LOC141596623 gene encoding protein SYM1-like produces MAISVARNMRAFSLFHSSNNGGIPIFNRIPLLRPQQQQYRAYSFLNSHLKNKICNSKQFYFRHSYSTSSSSSNGSKNGFLKWYLRMLETRPFITKSISSSLIFGAADVSSQILTLSQSESYDMIRTLRIAAYGLFIMGPSQHVWFNNLSRVLPGRDVFTTLKKIFTGQVIYGPIMNTIFFSYNAALQGETKEDIVARLKRDLLPTLKNGLMYWPMCDFLTFRFIPVHLQPLANSSFAYLWTIYLTYMASLKKVGED; encoded by the exons ATGGCAATTTCTGTTGCAAGAAACATGAGAGCATTCTCTCTATTTCATTCCTCTAACAATGGCGGAATTCCTATTTTCAATAGAATCCCGCTTCTCagacctcaacaacaacaatatagaGCATACAGTTTCCTTAATTCCCATCTGAAAAACAAAATCTGTAATTCCAAACAATTTTACTTTCGACATTCTTactcaacttcttcttcttcgtctaATGGTTCTAAGAATGGATTTCTAAAATGGTATCTGAGAATGCTCGAAACTCGCCCATTTATCACCAAAAGCATTTCTTCTTCCTTAATTTTCGGCGCTGCTGATGTTTCTTCTCAG ATTCTCACTCTTTCACAATCTGAATCATACGACATGATCCGTACACTGCGTATTGCTGCATATGGTTTGTTTATTATGGGACCATCTCAACATGTCTGGTTCAATAATCTCTCAAGGGTTTTACCTGGCCGCGATGTATTCACAACTTTGAAGAAGATTTTCACGGGACAAGTTATCTATGGGCCTATTATGAATACAATTTTCTTCTCATACAACGCTGCTCTTCAAG GTGAAACAAAGGAGGACATTGTTGCTAGATTGAAGAGAGATCTTCTCCCGACGTTGAAGAATGGTCTTATGTATTGGCCAATGTGTGATTTCCTGACATTCAGATTTATCCCTGTCCATCTACAG CCATTGGCAAACAGCTCTTTCGCGTACTTGTGGACAATCTATTTAACTTACATGGCAAGCTTGAAGAAAGTCGGCGAGGACTGA